In a single window of the Bufo bufo chromosome 5, aBufBuf1.1, whole genome shotgun sequence genome:
- the LOC121000942 gene encoding zinc finger protein 260-like, protein MMDKEISVLSGFGHEMSSANPYHMEVKVEFDVNCKEEVPWDEKDLQSVASGEVNSPFYCLVCGKVFGQRHNLIKHQRIHTGERPYSCDQCGKSFIQKQHLTKHQRLHTGERPYICQLCGRSFSLKHNLTTHERIHTGEKPYPCTDCGKSFSRRENLRAHQRCHLNKTAGRNTMAQLKEPMNPCSLVRPLPAVVKQPTEERVTENNPPPKVVPSGERPVNPRPFICPQCGKRFFNKQTFINHYRIHTGQRPHTCPECGRSFIQKQHLTKHIRTHTGEKPYTCGECGRSFSMKHNLCTHMKTHTGEKPYSCSACGKRFTRRSTYQAHQRIHCKSKSEEGPSGDPPVASHRVEEMTFTPKGIYIVEVPEQNLMEQMTLHTEEKPITCGQCGKDFSDIGEIPICCSACGTNFHQNRILTMDLSSPSAGLHDVPVISEQKSLLITEKGQNLDDQDPEVQTLGSPVSPQNHEESYVETAQFSCQWCGQIFGQREDLEQHEPLHSGEKIHACDQCGKTFFQKNLLIRHEKTHTGNRWSSRNPPSKNLTHVQPTQNRMTTVKKPFSCNKCGKSFSHQETLTLHYRNHQRYSANTTTSELKDKQCLRSSLKHVHNGSQGRVFPCSVCGKSFNQKHTLINHLRIHSGERPYSCSVCGKSFIQKQHLTKHVRLHTGERPYSCQECGRSFSLKHNLTTHQRIHTGERPYACKQCGKRFNRRGILRSHERIHLHEAAQTSCNTEDLTVLPDREENAL, encoded by the coding sequence ATGATGGACAAAGAAATCTCGGTTCTGAGCGGATTTGGACATGAGATGTCATCGGCCAATCCGTATCACATGGAGGTGAAAGTGGAATTTGATGTGAACTGTAAAGAAGAGGTTCCCTGGGATGAGAAGGATCTGCAGAGCGTTGCTTCTGGAGAAGTAAATTCACCCTTTTACTGCCTCGTGTGTGGAAAAGTGTTTGGACAACGGCACAATCTAATCAAACACCAGCGCATCCACACAGGGGAGCGGCCGTACAGTTGTGACCAGTGTGGGAAGAGCTTCATCCAAAAACAGCACCTTACaaagcaccagaggctccacactGGAGAGCGGCCATACATTTGCCAGTTGTGTGGCCGTAGCTTTAGTCTGAAGCATAACCTGACAACCCATGAGAGGATCCACACTGGAGAGAAACCCTATCCTTGTACCGATTGCGGCAAGAGCTTCAGCCGACGAGAAAATCTTCGTGCTCATCAGAGATGCCACCTGAACAAAACAGCTGGCCGCAACACCATGGCACAGCTGAAAGAGCCAATGAATCCCTGCAGTCTTGTGCGCCCACTTCCGGCTGTAGTCAAACAGCCCACTGAAGAGAGAGTCACTGAGAACAATCCCCCTCCTAAGGTGGTCCCCAGCGGCGAACGACCAGTGAATCCTAGACCATTCATATGTCCTCAGTGTGGAAAGCGATTCTTCAACAAGCAAACATTCATCAATCACTACAGGATTCATACTGGTCAGAGACCGCACACCTGCCCTGAGTGTGGACGCAGCTTCATCCAGAAACAGCACCTCACTAAGCACATCCGCACACATACAGGGGAGAAGCCCTATACCTGTGGCGAGTGTGGCAGAAGCTTCAGCATGAAGCATAACCTGTGTACACATATGAAGACTCACACTGGAGAGAAGCCTTACAGCTGCTCAGCCTGTGGAAAGAGATTCACCCGGAGAAGCACCTATCAAGCACATCAAAGAATTCACTGCAAATCCAAATCGGAAGAAGGTCCTTCAGGAGACCCTCCAGTAGCATCCCATCGTGTAGAGGAAATGACATTTACACCTAAGGGCATCTACATTGTGGAGGTGCCAGAGCAGAATTTGATGGAGCAAATGACGCTACATACAGAAGAGAAGCCCATAACCTGTGGCCAATGTGGGAAGGATTTCAGTGATATCGGGGAGATACCCATTTGCTGTTCTGCCTGTGGAACAAACTTTCACCAAAATAGAATCCTAACCATGGACTTGAGCTCTCCCTCAGCAGGTCTACATGATGTTCCTGTCATCTCAGAGCAGAAGTCACTACTAATCACAGAAAAAGGGCAGAACCTTGACGATCAGGATCCTGAAGTCCAGACCTTAGGAAGTCCAGTGAGCCCGCAGAACCATGAAGAGTCTTATGTGGAGACTGCACAATTCTCCTGTCAATGGTGTGGACAGATATTTGGCCAGAGAGAAGATCTGGAACAACATGAGCCGCTTCACAGTGGGGAGAAAATCCATGCCTGTGATCAGTGTGGGAAAACATTTTTTCAGAAGAATCTGTTGATCAGGCATGAGAAGACGCACACCGGGAATAGATGGTCCTCACGTAATCCTCCCAGCAAGAACCTCACACATGTTCAACCGACCCAGAACAGGATGACCACTGTAAAAAAGCCTTTCTCATGCAACAAGTGCGGGAAAAGTTTTAGCCATCAAGAGACTTTGACTctgcattatagaaaccaccagaGATACTCCGCCAATACTACAACCTCAGAACTGAAGGACAAGCAATGCTTAAGAAGTAGCCTGAAACATGTCCATAATGGCAGCCAAGGACGAGTCTTCCCGTGTTCTGTGTGCGGCAAATCATTCAACCAAAAACATACCCTGATTAACCATCTGAGGATCCACTCAGGAGAAAGGCCATATTCCTGCTCCGTCTGTGGTAAGAGCTTTATTCAGAAGCAGCACCTGACAAAGCATGTGCGTCTCCACACGGGGGAAAGACCCTATTCCTGCCAGGAGTGTGGCAGAAGCTTCAGCCTGAAACACAACCTGACCACCCACCAGCGAATCCACACAGGGGAGCGGCCATATGCCTGCAAACAGTGTGGTAAGAGGTTTAACCGTAGAGGCATTTTACGAAGCCATGAAAGGATCCACCTTCATGAGGCAGCACAGACTTCATGCAATACTGAGGACCTGACTGTGCTGCCGGACAGAGAAGAAAATGCCCTGTAA